In Acidobacteriota bacterium, the genomic stretch TGGGAGGAGGGGACACGGGCGCGGACTGCCTCGGGACCTGCCACCGCCAGCGGGCGCTCTCCGTCCACCAGATCGAAATTCTCCCGGAACCCCCGGTGGAAAGGGCGCCCGAGACCCCCTGGCCCCTCTGGCCCCGGATGCTGCGCACCGAAAGCTCGCACGAGGAGGGGGGGGTGCGCCTTTGGGGCGCCGCCACCACCCGTTTCAGCGGGGACTCCCGGGGAAAGGTGACGCACCTGCACGCCGTCCGGGTGGGGGCGCCCCCCCGGTTCGATCCGGTCGCGGGCTCCGACTTCACCCTCGAGGCGGATCTCGTCCTGCTGGCGCTGGGGTTCACGGGGGCGGCGCCCAACCCGATGTTCGAGGAAACCGGCATCGGACTGGACGGTCGGGGAAGCATCGCAACGAATGAGGCCCTCATGACGACCGTCCCCGGAATCTTCGCCGCGGGGGACATGCAGGGCGGGCAGTCCCTGGTGGTCCGGGCCATCGCGGAGGGGCGCCGCGCGGCCGAGGCCGTCGACCGCTACCTCGGGCGGCTCACGGGCAGGCGCTGACCGGGGAGCGCACCCGGGGGCCTCGCCCCCGGGGCGTCACCCGATTCCGCTCAGGCGGCCGGGTCGGGAAAGGAGCGGCAGGCGGCGTCGTAATCCTTCCACCAGCCTTCGAGCAGATCCATGTTGGCCAGCCGGGGCTGGTCTCCATCGCCGGCGATTTTCATGTATTCGCGCAGCACCGGCTGGAAATGGGGGTGCGCGCACTTTGAAATGATGTCCTCCGCGCGGCGCCGCGCCGAACGGATCTCGGTGTTCAGGGCGAACCCCTGCTCGGTCACCACGCAATGGATGTCATGCTCCGTGTGGTCGATGTGGCGCACGTAGGGGAGCACGCAGCTGACGACCCTCCCGTCCCTCAGGCGCCGGACCGAGGGGGTGTGGACGATGCTGAGATAGGCGTGCCGGAAGAAATCGCCGCTTCCGCCGAGGCCGTTGACCACCCGGGAGCCGTCGATATGGGTCGAATTGACGTGACCGTAGATATCGACCTCGATCGGGGTGTTCATGGCGATCACGAACAGGCGCGTGATCATCTCCGCGTTGTTCGACATCCACATCGGGCGCAGGACCACCTTTTCCCGGCACCGGGTGAAGAGGCGCATGAACTCCTGGCGCTTGTCCTCCGAGAAGGAGACGGCGGTCGCCGACGCGTGATCGAATTTCTCGTCGTCCTCGACGTAGCGCATCATCCCGTCCTGGAACACCTCGGTCCAGAAGCGGATCTTCTTGAACGGGGATTTGTAGAGTTCCCCGACGATGGCATTGGCCACGTTGCCGACCCCCGATTGGATGGGGGGGAGGCGGCTGCCCCAGTGGAACGTCTTGTGGCAGTACATGAGGAACTCGATGACGTTCTGGGCGATCCGGGTCTCGGTTTCGGTCGTCGGCTTGAAGCTGACCGGGAAATCGGGCTTCTCGGAATGGATGATGGCCGCCACCCTGCTCTTGTCGATCTCCACGTAGGGAAGGCCGACGCGGTCGCCCACGTTGACGATGGGGATGGGCCAGCCCACCTTCGGGTGGACGCTCGGGAGAGCGATATCGTGAAACCCGGTGTAATCGGGGATCGCCGTGTTCACCTCGAGGATGATCTTCTTCGCGATGGTCAGGGCTTCCGCCGACACCCCGACAGAACCGGACAGGACCACGCTGCCGTCGGGACGGATACGGGAGACCTCCACCACCGCGAGATCGATCCCGCCGTAAAACCCGTAGATCAGGTTCCGGGCGAAGGAGGAGAGGTGGACGTCGGTGAAGTCCATCTCCCCGGAATGGATCAGCTTCCGGGAGGCCTTGGAGGACATGTACGGGCCGCGCTTTCCCACGTACGAGGAGATCGGTCCCTCCACGTCCTCCGAAAGCGAGGCCCCGCTGAAGAGGCCGATCCTGGTCTTGGGCGCGTACTGCGCCAGGTGGCGGGCCAGGGCGGGGATGAAGGTTTTGGGTTCCCCCGTCTTGGTGAACCCGCTGATGGCGATTTTCGAGCGGTCCCCGACGAACCTGACCGCCTCTTCCACCGGCATCAGCTTATCCAGCAACTCCCTGCACTGCACACGCTCGGTCAGTAGTGACATGATCTGCTCCAACGAATTCCCCACGCGACGGAAACGCGGCCCTTCCGGCGGAGGCGGAAACGGTCGGAACCGCCCCTGGAAGGAGGCGGCCCGCAGCCGGGCGCCGTCCTGTTCCGAAACATGAGTATCTCACATTCTGGCTGAGGTATAAAGCCGGGCGGAACGGGACCTCAAGCACACCCTCGCGGCCCGGCCCATCGCCGGCCGCGGGCTCCGGCGGGCGCCTGTCTCCCAAACCGTCACCGGCCGAATTGTACCCGGCCCGGCCCCCAAGTCAAGGCCAAACCGGCCCCGCCGCCCGGCCGGGAAACGCCGGCGGCCGAAAAATCGATTTCTCGCCTGTTTCCCGGAAGGGGTTAGTGGCATCATTGGAATTTCGCGCCGGGGTTTGGATCCCGGCTCAAAATGGAATACGATCTGGTTTTCGTGGAGGAGACGACAGATGGCGCGCATACATAATTTCAACGCAGGCCCGGCGGCGATGCCGCTGGAAGTCATCGAGAAGGCCCGGGAGGAACTGACCGACCTGGGGGGCATCGGCATGTCGGTCATGGAGATCTCCCACCGCTCCAGGGAGTTCCAGGCCATCGTGGACGGCGCCGAGGCCGGGATCCGACGCCTGATGAAGGTGCCCGAAGACTACGCCGTGCTCTTCCTCCAGGGGGGGGCCAGCCTCCAGTTCGCCATGCTCCCGCTGAACCTGCGCAGGCCGGGGAAAAGCGCCGACTACGTCGACACCGGGAGCTGGGCCACCCGCGCCGTCAAGGAAGCCCGGATCACGGGACCCGTCAACGTGGCCTGGAGCGGGAAAGCCGACCGCTATGCCCGGATCCCCGGCCCCGCGGAGCTGCGGCTCCTCCCGGACGCGGAGTACGTCCACATCTGCTCCAACGAAACCATAGGCGGCATCCGCTGGACCCGGTTTCCCGAAACGGAAGCCCCGCTCGTCGTGGACATGTCGAGCGACATCCTCTCGCGCGAGGTCGACATCACCCGGATGGCCGTCGCCTACGCAGGCGCCCAGAAGAACCTGGGGCCGTCGGGCCTCGCGGTCGTGATCCTCCGCCGGGACCTCGCCCAG encodes the following:
- a CDS encoding acetyl-CoA hydrolase, whose amino-acid sequence is MMSLLTERVQCRELLDKLMPVEEAVRFVGDRSKIAISGFTKTGEPKTFIPALARHLAQYAPKTRIGLFSGASLSEDVEGPISSYVGKRGPYMSSKASRKLIHSGEMDFTDVHLSSFARNLIYGFYGGIDLAVVEVSRIRPDGSVVLSGSVGVSAEALTIAKKIILEVNTAIPDYTGFHDIALPSVHPKVGWPIPIVNVGDRVGLPYVEIDKSRVAAIIHSEKPDFPVSFKPTTETETRIAQNVIEFLMYCHKTFHWGSRLPPIQSGVGNVANAIVGELYKSPFKKIRFWTEVFQDGMMRYVEDDEKFDHASATAVSFSEDKRQEFMRLFTRCREKVVLRPMWMSNNAEMITRLFVIAMNTPIEVDIYGHVNSTHIDGSRVVNGLGGSGDFFRHAYLSIVHTPSVRRLRDGRVVSCVLPYVRHIDHTEHDIHCVVTEQGFALNTEIRSARRRAEDIISKCAHPHFQPVLREYMKIAGDGDQPRLANMDLLEGWWKDYDAACRSFPDPAA
- the serC gene encoding 3-phosphoserine/phosphohydroxythreonine transaminase, which encodes MARIHNFNAGPAAMPLEVIEKAREELTDLGGIGMSVMEISHRSREFQAIVDGAEAGIRRLMKVPEDYAVLFLQGGASLQFAMLPLNLRRPGKSADYVDTGSWATRAVKEARITGPVNVAWSGKADRYARIPGPAELRLLPDAEYVHICSNETIGGIRWTRFPETEAPLVVDMSSDILSREVDITRMAVAYAGAQKNLGPSGLAVVILRRDLAQRVPENVPLFFRYTTHIADGSLYNTPNTWAIYMLKLTCEWMEARGGVAAMERENERKAATLYQVLDSSDFWNSPVEAESRSIMNVVWRLGTEELEARFIAETKAAGMVGLKGHRSVGGIRASIYNAVPAASVEALAEFMREFERKNG